The sequence below is a genomic window from Myxocyprinus asiaticus isolate MX2 ecotype Aquarium Trade chromosome 9, UBuf_Myxa_2, whole genome shotgun sequence.
TGGTGGGATGATCAATATTATTTCTTGTCATTGTGCGCCTTTTTTCATTTCCTGGCTATCACGCACCACAGACATAGGCTAGTCTACGAAGCTACCACGGAGCAAGGCAGAAGGCAACAAGAATAATGGCTAATGTTATGGATGAGACAGAGGGAGTAAGCGATGTCGACATGACTGACAATAGAGACATTCCTGATCACCCGTGGTCATATATGAGGGAGATGTTAGAAATTGTCGGCGTCAAAAAGGATTCCTGGCAAATGCGCTGCGAATTGTGTCAACCTAAAAGCACGAAGTGCTGGCTTTCAAGAATTCGCCGTCGAATTTGAGAAAGCACATACAGGTAAATTACATGTTTTATTGTTATCTCTTTCTTGTCATGAGCCAATTCAATGTTTTCAGTAATAATATTCTATTTACTAATGCAGGCTGTGCCTGCCACCTTCTCAACCTGGTGTCTACAGTTGATGTCTTGGAAGTCAATTCCAATTCAACTTACAAGCGGCTCTCCCGCTCAGCGTTTTCAAAGTGCTCAAGTCTGTGGAACAAAAGTGCAAGATCCACCACAGCTGCTGAGATAATTGAAGAAAACTGCAAACTCCAGCTCTTGAGGCCAAATGATGCTAGGTGGAATTCCCTTTTCCTAGCTGTGGAGAGGATCGTGAGAATTGTGAGGGAACAAGGAGAAAGAGCCATTACAGCTGTCTGCAGTGCATTAAAATGTAAGTACCACTTAATTTTCAGAACATAACCTATTGATTTCAATATGAtgcaatattatttaatacatcTTTGAACGTTTTGGATGGATTCAAACTGACTTTAATAAATTTCTACTGtgtatgaaaagttttttttaaagtatatatgaaatatacattaatctctctctcacatacacacagtataaataatatagtactactcattaacattacaaaacaaaatctgTAATTTGGTTTCACTTGCAACAACACATAACAgtctttttgtatgtgtgtgtgtgtgtgtgtgtgttttgatagGTTCACTCCTGCTGAGCTTGCATTTCTGGAAGAATATGCAAAGACAATGAGCCCATTTGCAAAAGCACTCGATGTTCTTCAAGGAGAGACCACTGTGCAAATGGGATGGTTGGTACCTACAATAACACTTCTAAAGAGAAAGCTTCAGCACATTCACATTTCCTCCAGGTTCTGTGGGCCTTTGGTGGATGCTCTTCTAGCAGGAATTGAAAAAAGTTTTGGACAGATACTCGTTGATCCAGAGCTAATTGCTGCTGCAATTCTACTCCCCAAATTCAAGACGTGCTGGACAAGTGACAAATGTGTCGTAAAAGTTGGTAAGTTTTGCACAGTTTGCTTTATGCTTTACTACTGAAGATAATAGAGgacattttggcattttaaaataatttctataaCATATTGAGCAATTGTTTTTCATGCAGGAGTGggcaattcacaaaaaaatcattttacataGCCATCTTAACattaaaacaaatctttatttgGTTGTGTATTCCATAGGTCTTGACTATATCAAATGCAACCTGAAACAACAAATGGAAGTGTATAAAGGTGAGGCCTCACATTCCTCTGAAGATGAAGACTTTTTTTCAGCGATCAAAAAGTCCCGTTCCCAAGATGACACCAGTCAGCTGGAGACCTACCTCAACTGCCCCGCTGACACAATGGAGGTACTAAAGTCCTTCCCTGCAGTATGCCACTTGTCATTAAGGCTTAACACTCCGCTACCAGACTCAGCTGCCTGTGAACGACTGTTCAGCACCGCAGGACTGATTTTTACGCCAAAAATGGCACGTGTGGATTCCAAGAACTTTGAAAATCAGCTGCTTCACAGGCTAAACAAAGACTTCTGGTAATAAGGTTGTGTATGACAGTTAATGCCCAGTTTTTGAAGCGATTCGCACACAGAAATgaacacatatatatacacacacacatatacctatgcacacgcacacacactcactggctCACACCCACAATAACTTGAGGCTAAAAAGAAGGCTCTCGTAGTTATGTAGTGTATGCCTTGCCTATTA
It includes:
- the LOC127446653 gene encoding uncharacterized protein LOC127446653, which encodes MSPFAKALDVLQGETTVQMGWLVPTITLLKRKLQHIHISSRFCGPLVDALLAGIEKSFGQILVDPELIAAAILLPKFKTCWTSDKCVVKVGLDYIKCNLKQQMEVYKGEASHSSEDEDFFSAIKKSRSQDDTSQLETYLNCPADTMEVLKSFPAVCHLSLRLNTPLPDSAACERLFSTAGLIFTPKMARVDSKNFENQLLHRLNKDFW